In Papaver somniferum cultivar HN1 chromosome 1, ASM357369v1, whole genome shotgun sequence, a genomic segment contains:
- the LOC113328043 gene encoding 40S ribosomal protein S27-2-like encodes MVLSNDIDLLNPPAELEKRRHKLKRLVQSPNSFFMDVKCQGCFNITTVFSHSQTVVVCGNCQTVLCQPTGGKARLIEGCSFRKKGD; translated from the exons ATG GTTCTTTCAAATGATATCGATCTACTGAATCCACCAGCTGAGTTGGAGAAGAGGAGACACAAGCTCAAACGTTTAGTTCAATCCCCAAACTCCTTCTTCATG GATGTTAAGTGCCAAGGATGCTTCAACAT AACTACTGTATTCAGTCACTCACAAACAGTGGTTGTATGTGGAAATTGTCAAACTGTCTTGTGCCAACCAACTGGAGGTAAAGCTAGGCTTATAGAGGGATGCTCATTCAGGAAGAAGGGAGATTGA
- the LOC113290910 gene encoding DUF724 domain-containing protein 5-like, giving the protein MDSGSKKREANIMIEEAKCMVRKEEFKSAKMKIEEAIKLFPSITYGKQMITVCKILYYSKEFPSVRFAVRALRNAMPIYVHDKSSSSSSSGGKRKLLLSDDSDIDDNCATDDDASDDDLIASRSHDFKTLRRQIFSVLPQNPHYQPLSKYCPSVQQEMKSGFDVIFVKLTQKIQELGDTPEFLTHEEEIKAEICNLEDMGYDVKKVKDRFNLLVTLAKEDQAIEKQLNAPSSDEMVQLRRIQFRISELEKENESSKAHRNTLKSEIAALKSKQDKQGSWYEKWRKHNSIGMELWK; this is encoded by the exons ATGGATTCTGGTTCTAAAAAGAGGGAAGCCAATATAATGATTGAAGAAGCTAAATGCATGGTAAGAAAGGAAGAATTTAAATCTGCAAAAATGAAAATAGAAGAAGCCATCAAACTTTTTCCCTCAATCACTTATGGCAAACAAATGATAACTGTTTGCAAGATTCTTTACTATTCGAAAGA GTTCCCAAGTGTAAGATTTGCTGTTAGAGCTCTGCGTAATGCTATGCCTATATACGTTCATGATAAatcaagcagcagcagcagctccggTGGGAAACGTAAGTTGCTactttcagatgacagtgataTTGATGATAATTGCGCAACTGATGATGATGCTTCGGATGATGATTTAATTGCTTCTCGGTCCCATGATTTTAAAACGCTGCGCAGGCAAATATTTAGTGTTTTACCGCAAAATCCGCATTATCAGCCACTTTCAAAATACTGTCCTAGTGTTCAACAAGAAATGAAATCAGGATTTGATGTGATTTTCGTAAAACTAACTCAAAAAATACAGGAATTAGGTGATACTCCTGAGTTTCTGACAcacgaggaagaaatcaaggcaGAAATATGTAATCTTGAAGATATGGGCTATGACGTTAAAAAGGTGAAGGACAGATTTAATTTGTTGGTGACACTTGCTAAAGAAGATCAAGCTATAGAGAAACAATTGAACGCTCCAAGCAGTGATGAAATGGTGCAACTGCGAAGGATTCAGTTTCGAATTTCTGAattagagaaagaaaatgaaTCGTCCAAAGCTCATCGTAATACTCTGAAATCGGAAATTGCTGCTCTAAAGTCTAAGCAGGATAAACAAGGAAGTTGGTATGAGAAATGGCGTAAACATAACTCCATTGGAATGGAATTATGGAAATGA
- the LOC113328053 gene encoding endoglucanase 11-like isoform X1, whose protein sequence is MVEKTQCSSCLITSSTKPWVSLVLLLSFSFLSNAFDYKDALKKSVLYFEAQRSGRLPYNQRVRWRGNSGLTDGLEQGVDLVGGYYDAGDNVKFGLPMAFTVTMLSWSVIEYGEQIANSGEYEHVLEAIKWGTDYFIKAHTSPNVFWAEVGDGDTDHYCWQRPEDMTTSRQAYKIDENNPGSDLAGETAAALAAASIVFRKSNPHYSHLLLHHAQQLFEFGDKYRGAYDRSLEVVKRYYPSVSSYKDELLWGALWLYKATDNSNYFKYIINNSHEFGGTGWAITEFSWDVKYAGIQILASKINFKPLIFSLNFRSLSVFSFTIKLTTFCLQLLMDGNHEDYTQKILEQYRSKAEHYLCSCLGRNNNSNVELTPGGLLFIRKWNNMQYVSTSAFLLTVYSDYLKRANQKLNCNGEMVKHQELLTLAKSQVDYILGANPMGISYLVGFGYKYPKRVHHRGASIVAYKRSKGFIGCTQGYDQWYSRNKPNPNEVTGALVGGPDIHDNFNDHRGNYAQTEACTYNTAPLVGIFAKLHQLEEGKNTSQFSSFASS, encoded by the exons ATGGTAGAGAAAACCCAATGCAGCAGCTGTCTAATAACTAGTTCAACAAAACCATGGGTTTCTTTGGTTTTACTTCTTTCATTCTCTTTTCTATCCAATGCATTTGATTACAAGGATGCTTTGAAGAAGAGTGTTCTTTATTTCGAGGCACAACGATCCGGTCGATTGCCGTATAATCAACGGGTACGCTGGAGAGGTAATTCTGGACTTACTGATGGATTGGAACAAGGG GTTGATTTAGTCGGAGGTTATTATGATGCTGGTGATAATGTAAAGTTTGGTTTACCAATGGCTTTCACTGTAACGATGCTTTCATGGAGCGTAATCGAGTATGGCGAACAAATCGCTAACTCTGGTGAATATGAGCACGTACTCGAAGCGATTAAGTGGGGAACAGATTATTTCATCAAAGCTCATACTTCCCCAAATGTGTTTTGGGCTGAG GTTGGAGATGGTGATACCGATCATTACTGTTGGCAACGACCGGAAGACATGACAACATCTAGACAAGCTTATAAAATCGATGAAAATAACCCGGGATCGGATCTTGCTGGAGAGACTGCAGCGGCATTGGCAGCAGCTTCTATCGTGTTTAGGAAGTCTAACCCACATTACTCTCACTTACTCTTACATCATGCTCAACAA TTGTTTGAGTTCGGAGATAAGTATAGAGGAGCATATGATAGAAGTTTAGAGGTGgtgaaaagatattatccatcAGTGAGTAGTTATAAAGATGAATTGTTATGGGGAGCTTTGTGGTTGTACAAAGCCACCGATAATTCGAATTATTTCAAGTACATTATCAATAATTCTCATGAATTTGGTGGCACTGGATGGGCTATTACTGAATTCAGCTGGGATGTTAAGTATGCTGGTATTCAAATTCTTGCTTCCAAGATAAACTTCAAACCTTTAATTTTCTCACTAAATTTTCGATCTCTTAGTGTCTTTTCTTttacaataaaattaacaactttTTGTTTACAGTTGTTAATGGATGGGAATCATGAAGATTATACTCAGAAAATTCTTGAGCAATATCGTTCCAAAGCCGAGCATTATCTATGCTCGTGTCTTGGCAGAAACAATAATAGCAACGTGGAGCTAACACCGGGGGGGCTTTTATTTATCCGAAAATGGAACAATATGCAATATGTATCTACTTCGGCTTTCCTTCTAACGGTATACTCTGATTATCTTAAAAGAGCAAATCAAAAGCTTAACTGCAACGGAGAAATGGTAAAACACCAAGAATTATTGACACTAGCAAAATCTCAAGTCGATTACATTTTGGGTGCTAATCCAATGGGTATAAGTTACTTGGTGGGTTTTGGATACAAATACCCTAAAAGGGTGCACCATAGAGGTGCATCCATTGTTGCATACAAGAGAAGCAAAGGGTTCATTGGTTGTACACAAGGGTATGACCAGTGGTACAGTAGAAATAAACCGAACCCGAACGAAGTAACTGGCGCTCTAGTTGGTGGACCAGATATCCACGACAATTTCAACGATCATCGTGGAAATTACGCACAAACTGAAGCATGTACGTATAATACTGCCCCGTTGGTTGGAATTTTCGCAAAACTACACCAGCTAGAGGAGGGCAAAAATACATCTCAATTTtcatcttttgcttcttcttaa
- the LOC113328053 gene encoding endoglucanase 11-like isoform X2 — protein sequence MVEKTQCSSCLITSSTKPWVSLVLLLSFSFLSNAFDYKDALKKSVLYFEAQRSGRLPYNQRVRWRGNSGLTDGLEQGVDLVGGYYDAGDNVKFGLPMAFTVTMLSWSVIEYGEQIANSGEYEHVLEAIKWGTDYFIKAHTSPNVFWAEVGDGDTDHYCWQRPEDMTTSRQAYKIDENNPGSDLAGETAAALAAASIVFRKSNPHYSHLLLHHAQQLFEFGDKYRGAYDRSLEVVKRYYPSVSSYKDELLWGALWLYKATDNSNYFKYIINNSHEFGGTGWAITEFSWDVKYAVVNGWES from the exons ATGGTAGAGAAAACCCAATGCAGCAGCTGTCTAATAACTAGTTCAACAAAACCATGGGTTTCTTTGGTTTTACTTCTTTCATTCTCTTTTCTATCCAATGCATTTGATTACAAGGATGCTTTGAAGAAGAGTGTTCTTTATTTCGAGGCACAACGATCCGGTCGATTGCCGTATAATCAACGGGTACGCTGGAGAGGTAATTCTGGACTTACTGATGGATTGGAACAAGGG GTTGATTTAGTCGGAGGTTATTATGATGCTGGTGATAATGTAAAGTTTGGTTTACCAATGGCTTTCACTGTAACGATGCTTTCATGGAGCGTAATCGAGTATGGCGAACAAATCGCTAACTCTGGTGAATATGAGCACGTACTCGAAGCGATTAAGTGGGGAACAGATTATTTCATCAAAGCTCATACTTCCCCAAATGTGTTTTGGGCTGAG GTTGGAGATGGTGATACCGATCATTACTGTTGGCAACGACCGGAAGACATGACAACATCTAGACAAGCTTATAAAATCGATGAAAATAACCCGGGATCGGATCTTGCTGGAGAGACTGCAGCGGCATTGGCAGCAGCTTCTATCGTGTTTAGGAAGTCTAACCCACATTACTCTCACTTACTCTTACATCATGCTCAACAA TTGTTTGAGTTCGGAGATAAGTATAGAGGAGCATATGATAGAAGTTTAGAGGTGgtgaaaagatattatccatcAGTGAGTAGTTATAAAGATGAATTGTTATGGGGAGCTTTGTGGTTGTACAAAGCCACCGATAATTCGAATTATTTCAAGTACATTATCAATAATTCTCATGAATTTGGTGGCACTGGATGGGCTATTACTGAATTCAGCTGGGATGTTAAGTATGCTG TTGTTAATGGATGGGAATCATGA